Proteins from a genomic interval of Rubinisphaera italica:
- the truA gene encoding tRNA pseudouridine(38-40) synthase TruA — MSVRNLKLLIAYDGQPFYGWQVQPDRPTVQQHIEEAILAITQEHSRLAGAGRTDTGVHALGQVASFRTPSKIPCERMRPAIQSKLPEEIAIRDVTEVPYDFHAGHHAKWKHYRYLIFNSRIARPHLRHYVTRIAEDLNADIMNEAAQYLVGKHDFRSFESNYPNKATSVRTVKYCRVSRSHHWEMWNSKAEFQSTDSQNAPFVYLDIVADGFLYNMVRTITGTLLKIGMGSWVPDEARRVLEAMDRKQAGPTAPANGLYLMHVEYEREFNAELIQC, encoded by the coding sequence ATGAGCGTTCGTAATTTGAAGCTGCTGATCGCCTATGATGGTCAACCGTTTTATGGCTGGCAGGTTCAACCCGATCGCCCGACCGTTCAGCAGCATATCGAAGAAGCGATTCTGGCGATCACTCAGGAACATTCTCGGCTGGCAGGAGCAGGGCGAACGGATACGGGAGTGCATGCACTGGGTCAGGTGGCCAGTTTTCGGACGCCATCGAAAATCCCCTGTGAACGGATGCGACCAGCGATTCAGTCCAAGCTGCCGGAAGAAATTGCGATCCGGGATGTGACTGAAGTTCCTTACGACTTTCATGCAGGACATCACGCCAAGTGGAAGCATTATCGCTATCTGATTTTTAACAGTCGGATCGCACGTCCACACTTGCGACATTATGTGACACGCATTGCCGAAGATCTAAATGCAGACATTATGAACGAAGCCGCGCAGTATTTGGTCGGCAAACATGATTTTCGGTCTTTTGAATCAAATTATCCGAACAAAGCGACCAGTGTTCGCACCGTCAAATATTGTCGCGTTTCAAGATCTCATCACTGGGAAATGTGGAATTCTAAGGCGGAATTCCAATCCACCGATTCCCAGAACGCTCCCTTTGTTTACCTGGATATTGTTGCCGATGGTTTTCTTTACAATATGGTCCGCACGATTACAGGAACCCTTTTGAAAATTGGGATGGGCTCCTGGGTACCAGATGAAGCCCGCCGAGTACTGGAGGCGATGGATCGAAAACAAGCCGGGCCGACTGCGCCGGCTAACGGGTTATACTTGATGCATGTTGAGTATGAGCGGGAGTTCAACGCTGAATTGATACAATGTTGA
- the argH gene encoding argininosuccinate lyase: MAEKAWGGRFSQATDQRVERFTESISFDARLAPFDIQGSKAHATMLSEVGLITADERETICTTLDEIGQEIAAGQFEYRIELEDIHMHIERELTNRTGDTGRKLHTGRSRNDQVSTDVKLFLRHSIDQLIDLLEDLQEAFVDRCERDAEVVLPAFTHLQRAQPVMANHYWLAWCEKFERDRQRLVDCRRRTNSCPLGAAALAGTSLPINRQRTAELLGFEAVSANSLDISSDRDFLMEFVSDLAIIAVHLSSWAEEWILWFTTEFNFISIPDAFTTGSSIMPQKRNPDVLELIRGKSARVIAANQHLLTLTKSLPLAYNRDLQEDKIPVFDANDTVTACLELAAAIVESAELNVDRINSRLEEGFLDATTLMEYLIKKGVPMRTGHETVGSLVSLCEKENVRLAELSLEKFQAACSSIEEDVYEILGVRNAIKAFVSEGSGGPGRVAEQVAIWKKRIDERS, encoded by the coding sequence GTGGCAGAAAAAGCTTGGGGTGGACGGTTTTCACAGGCGACGGATCAGCGTGTGGAGCGGTTCACCGAGTCAATCAGTTTCGATGCCAGGCTGGCCCCTTTTGATATTCAGGGCTCAAAAGCTCATGCAACAATGCTTTCGGAAGTCGGCCTGATCACTGCAGACGAACGGGAGACGATCTGCACTACGCTTGATGAGATCGGTCAGGAAATCGCGGCTGGTCAGTTTGAATATCGCATTGAACTCGAAGATATTCACATGCATATCGAGCGGGAGTTGACGAACCGCACGGGAGACACTGGTCGCAAGCTGCACACGGGACGCAGTCGCAACGATCAGGTTTCGACGGATGTCAAACTCTTTCTTCGGCACTCGATTGACCAATTGATCGACCTGCTTGAAGATTTACAGGAAGCCTTTGTGGATCGCTGTGAACGGGATGCCGAAGTAGTGTTGCCTGCTTTTACGCATCTGCAACGTGCACAGCCCGTGATGGCCAATCATTACTGGCTGGCCTGGTGTGAAAAGTTTGAGCGTGACCGCCAGCGGCTTGTCGATTGCCGACGTCGCACGAACAGTTGTCCTCTTGGAGCAGCTGCCTTGGCCGGAACATCCTTGCCGATCAATCGTCAACGGACTGCGGAACTGCTTGGATTTGAAGCGGTTTCTGCCAATAGTCTCGACATTTCAAGTGACCGGGATTTTCTGATGGAGTTCGTCTCCGACCTGGCGATCATAGCCGTGCATTTAAGCAGTTGGGCAGAAGAGTGGATTTTGTGGTTCACAACCGAATTCAACTTCATCTCTATTCCCGATGCGTTCACAACCGGCTCGTCGATCATGCCGCAAAAACGGAATCCGGATGTGCTGGAACTTATTCGTGGGAAATCGGCTCGTGTGATTGCGGCAAATCAACACCTGTTGACTCTGACAAAAAGCCTGCCTCTGGCCTATAACCGCGATTTGCAGGAAGACAAAATTCCAGTCTTCGATGCTAATGATACCGTCACCGCCTGTCTGGAACTGGCCGCCGCAATTGTGGAATCGGCTGAATTGAATGTCGATCGCATCAATTCCCGTCTGGAAGAAGGTTTTCTGGATGCAACGACTTTGATGGAATACCTCATCAAAAAAGGAGTCCCAATGCGAACTGGCCACGAAACTGTCGGTTCACTGGTCTCCTTGTGCGAAAAGGAAAACGTACGGCTGGCCGAGTTGTCCCTGGAAAAGTTTCAGGCCGCCTGCTCCAGTATTGAAGAGGATGTTTACGAGATTCTTGGCGTTCGCAATGCCATCAAAGCCTTTGTGAGTGAAGGATCCGGTGGCCCCGGAAGAGTGGCTGAGCAGGTCGCCATTTGGAAAAAGCGGATTGATGAGCGTTCGTAA